The DNA segment CATCAGCTGATATTTCTACCGTCACGACTGTTCTGACTGACATGTCAGGCTATTGATCCGCTCCAGCCCAGCTCTAAGGAGTCTGAccgggacagagaggagggaaaacaaattGATCTGTAGTGAAATAACTCAGAAATGATCTCTGCATAAAGACACCCTGAAGCCTTGAGCACTGAGTGAAGGTGGTGATTTCTGACTATGGACGACCGACTCCCGGTTTGACTGACCGcttgaagcttccagcaggaaACGGCCTTTTAAGAACCCGGAGCTCAGGAAAAATATTAGATTTGCGCTGTGTTCTTTTCACCGCGGAAACAATGACATGTGTCAACGCAGCCATGCCCTTTGTCGCTGCCTCACAATAGCTAGCTACCGAGCGGAACAGCCCGCTGGAACACACCCAGACACCCCGCGGACCGACCCCGCCGGTCAGCCCGCATCGTCAACAGTCCCCGGGCTGCTCCTGCTGGCGGCAATGCGGTCGTCGTTTGGTTGACTGAGGAGATAAAATGTTGACAGCTCGTTACCTTCAGCCTCCGCCGCAGGGAATGACTGGCCCTGGTGTGTTTCAACCAGCGAGCACGTGACACGGAGTCACGTGACAGACAGGAGTCGCGGCTCTGTGGGTTATGGGTAATGCAGTTCTGCACGTGGACTCATACTGAGCAGCCCAGCTAAACTGGATTGACAACTCTTTTCATTTTATGAGAAAAACGGAGCCACGTGCATCCATCTGGTTTCTTTAAATTAATGAAACTACTTTTTATCTGCCAAGTTTGACTGCTAAATACCACATTTATCTCTGTTGACCACAACAGTAAATAAGCAACACTTTGTGTTGTATGTGCctgtttctgacatttcaagtCACCTTATTTTCATGCACTGTTTCAACAAATATCTCATCTAGCTTTATAGTTTCTCTCATATCTATTTACTTTCAAAAACATAGCGATGTCATGACCTGATTTTAAGCAATAGTAGTAGTGTTACAGCTTGTAACGACTTTATTATTGAACCAGTACTAAATTTAGCCCATCTCTAACAATATTTAActataaaactttatttaccGAGGTTACTCAGTTTTACCCATATTTCTAGGTGCTTCAGCTTCACAAATTTTACTTGTTTAACCCCTTGATTCAATTATTACATATTTTTAAACCTAAATATAGACAGACAACTTTCGAAGATTGTGGTTCACATTGACATATTCTCAGCTCTCACGATGGACAGAGATTGAGATACAGACCACTCTACAAACTCTAAATACACACTGAGAAACAGTTTTGCTCCAGTAATGCCACATCCATAACACCATTCCAAAGCTGCACCTATCCGTAACATCTGATATTAACAGAAATCACTAGATCAGCGACACGCCAGTTCAAGTCTTTAACTTCTAACTCGAGTCTcaagtctttcattttttttccaagtcatCAAAACGTAGACTCGAGTCGACCCAAGTCCAAGTCGCATAATTGACGACCCCGCATCTGCCACTTTCATTTTGTATTGTATGTAATAAGTGGTATTTGGGGTACATTATTTCCAAATAACTCATTTTGTGAAACTACAGATAGTTTGTGTTAGAATTATGAaacttcttttaaaaagttacaaATTTATGCAATTTACCAaatttctaaaaacaaaaattgtgaaaatgtgtgaattcaGGCTTTAAGATCCCACCAGTTAAAACTAGTATTTCTGAGTGACTTTAAAGGGTTGAAATTGAATCAGAAATAGATTCCTGCTTAAATGTGCTGCTTAGTGTATCTCAACAGTAATAATTAGCTGCAGATCAACACCAGTACTTTGTAttgtaggggaaaaaaaaacatacagggTTACAAGTATGGCACGGTCTGTAAAGCAAAGATAAATAATGAATTGCAGCGGTTGAAAAGAGAACACAAACCAAATCACAACTCTCTAAGGATTTATTGTTTGTTCAATAAATGATACTTGAGCAATGATCCATATTTTATGACAGAATGTAAAACATGGAGGTAAAGAGCCACAAGTTTCAGAAGAATGAGCAGACTGGGGGCAAAGCCCACATTACTAAATACCACCTGTGACTCTTAGTTTTGATGAACCGTTCCAGACACAGAGACATGGTGTCCGAGCGAACCAGCAGCTTGTGCATGTTTACTAAATCCTCATGAGCGCGTCACATTAACCCACTGACATGCACAGGGCGTTGAGTACACAGTCCTCAtagtgaaattgaaaaagatcaGACATCACATGTGAAAAGTAACATTCTGCATTTGAAACCAGGGTATATAGTCATTGCTTTACTCTGTATTGTAGTTTTAACTCTTCTGGCTtgtgtgcttttattgtgaagggaGCAACAGCGACTGAGAAACTgcagctttgtgaccacctaaaccgatttaaaaacaaaacagccccACAGATCCTTCAAGGAAAGACAAAGAGATAAGAGAATGAATTGCCGAAGAACCAGTAATCAATGTAAATTGATAAACCAGATGAAAGGGTCCTCTTCATACAGTAAAGTTCACTGTCTACAAGAGTCATGTCTTGATATCCACACAGTGCCTTTCAGTTTATAAAGTGCTACCAATCCACCGATAAATTAAGGAAACAATTCATTCCAACAGGCTGTCACAAAGCAGCAGAGAGCTCATTAAGCACATAAAACTAACACACAAGATAAAGTTTCCTCAGAATGTTTGCCTGATGATGATTTAGCGCGAATGGGCCCACAGCAGATCAAGAGTGCACATTTAggaggacacaaacacacagccaaTAGTCGACTCCACATAATAAATAAgccaaaaactcataaatttCAGCAGGGGAGTTTGTTTGATgaaatctttcaaaaaaaaaaaaaaaaaaaagtaactagaaaataaacatttaactgtTCCAAATTCAAGTGATGAAATCCAATGCAGAAAAGGTCGATCTAAATGttaatttgacttttaaaaGGTGAAACGGAGGATAAAAAGTGATGTCTGAAGCCTCTCTTCTGTCACGGCTGCTTTGATTTCATCACTTTCCCGACTGGCTCCGCTCTACTTGGTGACTGCGTGGATCGAGTCGGCCAGGTAGCCCACGTTCCCGGAGGACACGCCTGCCATGGAAATCCTGCCGTCCTTGGTCATGTACACGGAGAACTCCTTGATCAGCCGTTCAACCTGCAAGAGCAAACCAAGTCAACTATGCTACGAAGCTTTTCTTACCCTCTCATTATTAGCTTATCTACACAATCTAATTAAAAATACTGGTTCCACATCGCCAAGAGTGACTACATGATATCATGACAACATTTAATTCTGAGAATTTTCCATTCTATGTATGATCACCTGCTCGGGCTTGAGGCCTGTGAAGCAGAACATGCCGATCTGGTCGATGACGTGCTGCCAGTTGTGGGTGGAACCGTTCTTCTTGAGCCCCGCCACCAGCTGCTCTCTCATCTTGATGATACGGTTCGCCATCCCGTGGACCTCCTCCAACCTGGGACAAACGAAGCGTGAATCGTGTAGGAACAGATTATGCATCAATTCCTGCAGTTCGGCTGGTGACAGATGACGCCTGGAGACGTCAGGAGCTCGTACCACAGAGCGCGCAGGTCTGGTGTGCTGAGAATGGTTGAAGCGATTCTGGCCCCGTTCATGGGAGGGTTGGAATAGATGGGCCTGATGAGGATCTTCAGCTGAGACTCCACTCGCTTTGCCTCCTCTGCGCTGCCGCACACCACAGTGAAGCCTCCAACACGCTCACCTGGTGACATTCACAGAGTCATCTACACTCAGCACACCAAAACCATAACGGAGCATCTGAATGCACCGAGAGACTTCAACCAATCACACCTGGCACATAAAGGAACATACAAGTTAGTTTTTGTACTCGTTGTGACTCCCTTGTCATTATTACACAGTTTATTCAAGGAAAGCCTGAACTCTGGCTGGACTGACCGTAGAGTCCCATGTTCTTGGCAAAAGACTGGGAGAGCACGATGTTGTGGCCCTGCTCAATGAAGTGGCGCACAGCCCAGGCGTCACGATCAATGTCTCCACTAGCAAAGCCCTGATAGGCCATGTCGAAGAACACCAGGAGGTTCCTTTTCTacagtgtggggaaaaaaaagaacatggcAGACATCAGAACTAGAGTGTTGCAGGTGAAGAAAGTCCCCTGATGTGATGTGACTGAAGCACAAACTCACTCCTGCCACCATCCAACAGAAGCAGGACAACAACGGCCACCCACCTTCACAACCTCGGagatctccttccactgctcgATCTTGGGGTCCACTCCGGTGGGGTTGTGGGCACAGGCATGCAGCAGGATCACACTGTGCTCAGGGATTTTCTGAAGCATAAAGAGGAGTGTTTGGGCTATCAATCATTGCAATCTATCATTGCACCATTAGATATGgtaaacatattttattataaaGCTAATTCAAATCCTCCTAGTCACCAAATGGCAATAAAGCCTGGGTTTTGGGTAAACATTTTCACAGCCAATGACCGACTACATGCTTACAAGAGAACTTTGAACAGAAGATGTGCTTAAATATCTAAATAAagtgttctgctctgtgtttgatGACTGAATGTCATGTCAATTTGCCCCTTTTACAAGCATTACGGGCAAAACTCCACTGCGTTTGGCTGTTTGCTTACGCAACAATGGCATTGCaaagctcttaaaaaaaaaaaaaaaaaaaagacttccagAGTGCTACGTTTAactacaaagagaaaaacacaatttaccTCTATGCATGCAAACTAAACTGGCTTACACATAATCAAGTAAAAGGAAATGACTTGACACCAGGTCGAACGATAAATCTTCTTGTAAAATTTACAAACAAGTCTCAGTATGCAAAGTACACCAAATGATTACCGTACAATGTGGATTTACAGATTCAAATATGAACCTACAGACACTGTCCTGATCCAGAAGTTAAAATGATCGACCTAATTTACTTGGTCGAAATGAACTGTACTCAAGCAGAAGTGAAGGTGAAAACAAAGTCCTTGCTGGTAGCTGTTACAAAAACACactaacaacacaaacacagtggtTTCGGGACAAGTCGACAGCTGAATGGTTGTAGCTCATGCCACAGGCCAAAATGCTCTCAGCAGCTGAGCGCTGTTTCCTGTCTAATCAGATCACTGCTGCACATTAGTGACACAGCAATTGGACTAAATCCTGTCCAATGACTACTTTCCTATCTATATTATGACTCCCCTGGAGCTCAAGAAGTCAGAAGTGGGACGTCCTTATGGTATATCGTTCAAGAAGCATGATTTCATTAGAAAATCTAACAAGCTCTTACAGAAATGTCCTCCAGAGCTCCGCTGAAATCAAAACCACAG comes from the Salarias fasciatus chromosome 1, fSalaFa1.1, whole genome shotgun sequence genome and includes:
- the got2b gene encoding glutamic-oxaloacetic transaminase 2b, mitochondrial, yielding MALLKSNKVIFCLGNISPSLGALSTRNSSWWGGVQMGPPDPILGVTEAFKKDTNPKKMNLGVGAYRDDQGKPFVLSCVRKAEALIASKQLDKEYLPIGGLGDFTKACAQLALGADNEVLKSGRSITVQTISGTGSLRIGGNFLSRFHGGPKDVYLPKPSWGNHTPIFRDAGLQLKAYRYYDPSTCGFDFSGALEDISKIPEHSVILLHACAHNPTGVDPKIEQWKEISEVVKKRNLLVFFDMAYQGFASGDIDRDAWAVRHFIEQGHNIVLSQSFAKNMGLYGERVGGFTVVCGSAEEAKRVESQLKILIRPIYSNPPMNGARIASTILSTPDLRALWLEEVHGMANRIIKMREQLVAGLKKNGSTHNWQHVIDQIGMFCFTGLKPEQVERLIKEFSVYMTKDGRISMAGVSSGNVGYLADSIHAVTK